One Candidatus Synechococcus calcipolaris G9 genomic window carries:
- a CDS encoding lipid-binding SYLF domain-containing protein, whose protein sequence is MFSNHSSSRILGLTTATAIALVATANPGEASDRRLTQRVESATYVLGQFTLNPSQRIPPEVVQKAEGIAIIPNVVQAGFLFGGRRGAGVLMVRNEAGDWSHPAFITLTGGSFGLQIGAQSSDVVLVFMDKATIMRSLHQSFRLGGNVSVAAGPVGGDAVNPSDPNPQVYSYTRNAGLFAGVALEGAKIDFDRNSSNTFYEKRNLTPTQIFENDPELPNPPVLNGLNNTLQRAAR, encoded by the coding sequence ATGTTCAGCAATCATTCATCATCCCGCATCTTGGGTTTAACGACCGCCACCGCGATCGCCCTCGTTGCCACTGCCAATCCAGGGGAAGCTAGCGATCGCCGCTTAACCCAACGAGTGGAGTCAGCAACCTATGTATTGGGGCAATTCACCCTAAACCCCAGTCAACGCATTCCCCCGGAAGTTGTCCAAAAAGCCGAAGGGATCGCCATTATCCCTAACGTGGTTCAAGCAGGATTTTTGTTTGGGGGCCGACGCGGAGCTGGAGTTTTGATGGTACGCAATGAAGCAGGGGACTGGAGCCATCCCGCCTTTATTACCCTGACCGGTGGCAGTTTTGGCCTGCAAATTGGCGCCCAAAGTAGTGATGTGGTACTGGTATTTATGGATAAAGCCACGATCATGCGCAGCCTACACCAATCCTTTCGGCTAGGGGGGAATGTATCTGTGGCAGCGGGCCCCGTTGGTGGCGATGCGGTGAATCCTTCGGATCCCAATCCCCAAGTGTATTCCTATACCCGCAATGCTGGGTTATTTGCTGGGGTTGCCCTAGAAGGGGCGAAAATCGACTTTGATAGGAATAGTAGTAATACGTTTTATGAGAAACGCAATTTAACGCCTACGCAAATTTTTGAGAATGATCCCGAACTCCCCAATCCCCCCGTACTCAATGGCTTGAATAATACGTTGCAGCGGGCAGCACGCTAA
- a CDS encoding NAD(P)H-quinone oxidoreductase subunit 5, translating into MEPLYQYAWLIPVLPLFGAVVVGSGLISFTETTNRLRRVNAVFIMALLAISMVYSLAIFWSQAQGHEPYQQMIGWVAAGSFQLSMGFMVDHLASLMLVVVTTVAFLVMLYTDGYMAHDPGYVRFYAYLSLFSSSMLGLVLSPNLIQVYIFWELVGMCSYLLVGFWYNRKSAAAAAQKAFVTNRVGDFGLLLGLLGLFWATGSFDFGIMGDRLVELVNGGLLNPGIASFIAILVFLGPVAKSAQFPLHVWLPDAMEGPTPISALIHAATMVAAGVFLIARMFPVFEPLPVVMTTIAWTGAFTAFLGATIAITQNDIKKSLAYSTISQLGYMVMGMGVGAYTAGLFHLMTHAYFKAMLFLGSGSVIHGMEGAVGHNPELAQDMRYMGGLRRYMPITGITFLIGCLAISGIPPFAGFWSKDEILGAVFNANPAMWVLTWLTAGLTAFYMFRMYFMTFEGGFRGVPAEIAAVHSDHGHGEHDDHGGEEHLHESPWTMTLPLAVLALPSIFVGLVGTPFKNYFEAFIHAPGELLEAAHDVDFAEFYILGGSSVGIALIGITLASFMYLQGKIDPGAIAAKIKPLYQFSLNKWYFDELYEAVFIKGCRRIARQVLEVDYNVVDGVVNLTGFVTMITGEGLKYFQTGRAQAYALIVFLAVLGFVIFSSQA; encoded by the coding sequence ATGGAACCGTTGTATCAATACGCCTGGCTAATTCCCGTCCTCCCCCTGTTTGGAGCGGTCGTGGTTGGCTCTGGTTTAATCTCATTTACTGAAACCACCAATAGGCTGCGGCGCGTCAACGCCGTCTTTATCATGGCCCTATTGGCGATCTCCATGGTCTATTCCCTGGCCATTTTCTGGAGCCAAGCCCAAGGCCACGAACCCTACCAGCAGATGATTGGATGGGTGGCGGCGGGTAGCTTTCAACTTTCCATGGGTTTTATGGTGGATCATCTGGCATCCCTGATGCTGGTGGTTGTCACGACGGTGGCCTTTTTGGTAATGCTCTACACCGATGGCTACATGGCCCATGATCCAGGCTATGTCCGGTTTTATGCCTACCTGAGTCTCTTTAGCTCCTCAATGCTGGGCTTGGTACTCAGTCCCAACTTGATACAGGTCTACATCTTCTGGGAACTGGTGGGGATGTGCTCCTACCTATTGGTGGGCTTTTGGTATAACCGCAAGAGTGCCGCTGCCGCTGCCCAAAAAGCCTTTGTGACCAACCGGGTGGGTGATTTTGGCCTGCTGTTGGGCCTACTAGGTCTCTTTTGGGCCACGGGCAGTTTTGATTTTGGCATCATGGGCGATCGCCTCGTAGAACTGGTCAATGGCGGCCTCCTCAATCCGGGGATTGCTAGTTTCATTGCCATTTTGGTCTTTTTGGGCCCCGTCGCTAAATCAGCCCAGTTTCCCCTCCATGTTTGGCTGCCCGATGCCATGGAAGGCCCCACCCCCATCTCGGCCCTGATTCATGCGGCAACAATGGTGGCGGCCGGAGTCTTTTTAATTGCCCGGATGTTCCCGGTGTTTGAACCCCTGCCGGTGGTGATGACGACGATCGCCTGGACGGGAGCCTTTACCGCTTTTCTGGGAGCGACGATCGCCATTACCCAAAACGACATAAAAAAAAGTCTCGCCTACTCCACCATTTCCCAATTAGGCTACATGGTGATGGGCATGGGCGTAGGGGCCTACACCGCCGGACTATTTCACCTGATGACCCACGCCTATTTCAAAGCCATGCTCTTTTTAGGGTCCGGATCCGTCATCCACGGCATGGAAGGGGCCGTCGGCCATAACCCCGAATTAGCCCAGGATATGCGCTATATGGGGGGTCTGCGCCGCTATATGCCCATTACCGGAATCACCTTTTTGATTGGTTGCCTTGCCATTTCCGGGATTCCCCCCTTTGCTGGCTTTTGGTCCAAGGATGAAATTTTAGGCGCCGTGTTTAACGCCAATCCGGCCATGTGGGTTCTCACCTGGCTCACCGCTGGCTTAACGGCCTTTTATATGTTCCGCATGTACTTCATGACCTTTGAGGGAGGCTTTCGCGGAGTCCCCGCAGAGATTGCCGCAGTCCACAGTGATCACGGCCATGGCGAGCATGATGATCATGGCGGTGAAGAGCATCTCCATGAATCCCCTTGGACGATGACCTTACCCCTGGCGGTGTTAGCCCTGCCCTCGATTTTTGTGGGCTTGGTGGGCACACCCTTCAAAAACTACTTTGAGGCCTTTATCCATGCCCCTGGGGAACTCCTGGAAGCGGCCCATGACGTGGACTTTGCCGAGTTTTATATTCTCGGAGGTAGTTCCGTGGGCATCGCTCTGATTGGCATTACCCTAGCGTCTTTCATGTATCTACAAGGAAAAATTGACCCCGGGGCGATCGCGGCAAAAATCAAGCCACTGTATCAGTTTTCCCTTAACAAGTGGTACTTTGATGAGCTTTACGAAGCCGTCTTTATCAAAGGATGCCGCCGCATTGCCCGCCAAGTCCTAGAGGTGGACTACAACGTTGTCGATGGCGTGGTGAATTTAACCGGCTTTGTCACCATGATTACCGGCGAAGGTCTTAAATACTTCCAAACTGGTCGGGCCCAGGCCTATGCCCTAATCGTCTTTTTAGCTGTCCTTGGCTTTGTGATCTTCTCATCCCAGGCCTAA
- the ndhD1 gene encoding photosynthetic/respiratory NAD(P)H-quinone oxidoreductase subunit D1, translating to MNDFPWLTTIILFPLIASAVIPFLPDADGKGRTIRWYALVIGLIDFVLIIYAFSTQYDLSVSGLQLQESYDWIPQIGLRWSVGADGLSMPLILLTGFITTLATLAAWPVTLKPRLFYFLILAMYGGQIAVFAVQDMLVFFLAWELELIPVYLLLAIWGGKKRQYAATKFILYTALSSLFILVAALAMAFYGDTVSFDMHTLAMKDYALGFQLLVYAGFLVSYGVKLPIIPLHTWLPDAHGEATAPVHMLLAGILLKMGGYALIRMNVEMLPGAHAKFAPVLVVLGVVNIVYAAFTSYAQRNLKRKIAYSSISHMGFVLIGIASFTSLGMSGAVLQMVSHGLIGASLFFLVGATYDRTHTLILEEMGGVGQQMKKIFAMFTTCSLASLALPGMSGFVAELMVFIGFATSDAYSLTFRLIIVILAAVGVILTPIYLLSMLREIFYGPENKELVSHEKLIDAEPREVFIIACLLVPIIGIGLYPKVLTQIYDATTYQLVTRIRGVVPTLVNVQERPIGSLFISAPPATTAPALKSNPLD from the coding sequence ATGAACGATTTTCCCTGGCTGACAACCATTATCCTTTTTCCCCTCATTGCTTCGGCGGTGATTCCTTTTTTACCGGATGCCGATGGCAAGGGACGGACGATTCGCTGGTATGCCCTAGTGATTGGCCTGATTGACTTTGTGCTGATCATTTATGCCTTTAGCACCCAGTACGATCTATCGGTTTCGGGCCTGCAACTGCAAGAGAGCTATGATTGGATTCCCCAGATTGGCCTGCGCTGGTCAGTGGGGGCCGATGGTTTGTCCATGCCCTTGATTTTACTGACCGGATTTATCACCACCCTGGCGACCCTAGCGGCCTGGCCCGTCACCCTGAAACCGCGCCTCTTTTATTTTCTGATTCTGGCCATGTATGGCGGTCAGATTGCAGTATTTGCGGTGCAGGATATGCTGGTGTTCTTCCTGGCCTGGGAATTGGAGTTAATTCCGGTGTACCTGCTGTTGGCCATTTGGGGTGGTAAAAAACGCCAATATGCTGCCACCAAGTTCATTCTCTATACCGCCCTTAGCTCCTTGTTTATCCTAGTTGCTGCCCTGGCCATGGCCTTCTATGGAGACACCGTCAGCTTTGATATGCACACCCTGGCTATGAAAGACTATGCCCTGGGCTTTCAACTCTTGGTCTATGCAGGCTTTTTGGTGTCCTACGGGGTCAAATTACCGATCATCCCCCTCCACACATGGTTGCCCGATGCCCACGGCGAAGCTACGGCCCCAGTGCACATGCTATTGGCGGGGATCCTCCTCAAAATGGGCGGTTATGCCCTGATTCGCATGAATGTGGAGATGTTGCCTGGGGCCCATGCCAAGTTTGCGCCAGTATTAGTGGTACTAGGGGTGGTGAATATTGTCTATGCCGCCTTTACCTCCTATGCCCAGCGCAACCTGAAACGGAAAATTGCCTACTCGTCTATTTCCCACATGGGCTTTGTTCTGATTGGTATTGCCTCATTTACCAGTCTGGGAATGAGTGGGGCGGTACTACAAATGGTGTCCCATGGCTTAATTGGGGCGAGTTTATTCTTCTTGGTGGGGGCCACCTACGATCGCACCCACACCCTAATCCTGGAAGAAATGGGCGGCGTGGGTCAACAAATGAAGAAAATCTTTGCCATGTTTACCACCTGTTCCTTGGCATCCCTAGCCTTACCGGGCATGAGTGGCTTTGTAGCAGAGTTGATGGTATTTATTGGCTTTGCCACCAGTGATGCCTATTCCTTGACCTTCCGATTGATCATCGTCATTTTGGCAGCGGTGGGGGTTATCTTGACTCCTATTTATCTGCTTTCAATGCTGCGGGAGATTTTTTATGGCCCAGAAAACAAAGAACTGGTATCCCACGAAAAACTCATTGATGCTGAGCCACGGGAAGTCTTTATCATTGCTTGCTTGCTCGTGCCGATTATTGGCATTGGTCTCTATCCCAAGGTTCTCACCCAGATCTACGATGCCACCACCTATCAACTGGTGACGCGCATCCGGGGAGTGGTTCCCACCTTGGTTAACGTCCAAGAGCGGCCCATTGGTAGTCTCTTTATATCAGCACCGCCAGCCACTACCGCACCAGCCCTGAAATCAAATCCCTTAGACTAA
- a CDS encoding response regulator transcription factor, with amino-acid sequence MANDASRSPSVAAPKTILVVDDDPNLVFLVQDYLELKGYRVLTAAHGRDALVVLGQETPDMIICDVMMPQMDGYNFVRHVRENQQISWLPVLFLSAKGQTQDRVMGLNTGADVYMVKPFDPDELLAQIEASLKQSERLRQGNQPALEPVTPDLPPGVELTPTETKILQYVAKGLSNREIAADLHVSQRTVESHVSNMLGKTGLHNRTELARWAMEHRFA; translated from the coding sequence ATGGCAAATGATGCTTCGCGATCGCCATCAGTCGCGGCTCCCAAAACCATTCTTGTGGTGGATGATGACCCCAATCTAGTGTTCTTGGTGCAAGACTATCTAGAACTCAAGGGGTATCGGGTGCTGACGGCGGCCCACGGCCGGGATGCCCTAGTGGTCTTGGGCCAGGAAACTCCAGATATGATTATCTGTGATGTGATGATGCCCCAGATGGATGGCTATAACTTTGTCCGCCATGTTCGGGAAAATCAGCAGATTAGTTGGCTACCCGTCCTATTTCTATCTGCTAAGGGGCAAACTCAAGATCGGGTGATGGGGTTAAATACGGGTGCGGATGTCTACATGGTCAAGCCCTTTGATCCCGATGAATTATTGGCCCAAATTGAAGCCTCATTAAAACAGTCGGAACGATTACGCCAAGGAAATCAACCGGCCCTAGAGCCTGTCACACCGGATTTGCCCCCTGGGGTGGAACTGACACCAACGGAAACAAAAATTCTCCAATACGTGGCAAAGGGGTTATCCAATCGGGAAATTGCCGCCGATCTCCACGTGAGTCAGCGCACCGTCGAAAGTCATGTCAGTAATATGTTGGGAAAAACCGGCCTGCACAATCGCACCGAATTGGCTCGTTGGGCTATGGAACACCGCTTTGCCTAG
- a CDS encoding class I SAM-dependent methyltransferase, with protein MDRIIQHQYDQLAQHYDQRWQWYLDQTLSLLQDWARITPGDRVLDIGCGTGEFERRILQECPQQSMVGIDLSRQMIAIAQTKCNTYPQVSFQIARAEELPFADASFDRVVSSSAFHYFVNPIKALIEMGRVLCPGGEIIILDWCKNYIVCQIYDYVLKWTDPAYQQCYREAEFHEFFNQAHLTIKEAARQRPGWAWEFMIVRATGTGSGSFRQKFGI; from the coding sequence GTGGATCGGATCATCCAGCACCAGTATGACCAGTTAGCCCAGCACTATGATCAACGCTGGCAATGGTATCTGGATCAAACCCTATCGCTTCTTCAGGATTGGGCCCGGATTACTCCTGGCGATCGGGTTTTAGATATTGGCTGTGGTACCGGTGAATTTGAACGCCGCATTCTTCAGGAGTGCCCCCAACAGTCCATGGTTGGCATTGATTTATCTCGTCAAATGATCGCGATCGCCCAGACAAAATGTAACACCTATCCCCAAGTATCATTTCAGATCGCTAGGGCAGAAGAATTACCCTTTGCCGATGCATCCTTTGATCGGGTGGTGTCGAGCAGTGCCTTCCATTACTTTGTGAATCCAATCAAGGCGTTAATCGAAATGGGGCGAGTGCTGTGTCCCGGTGGAGAAATTATCATTTTAGATTGGTGTAAGAATTATATTGTTTGCCAAATTTATGACTATGTTTTGAAATGGACGGATCCAGCCTATCAACAATGCTATCGGGAAGCAGAGTTTCACGAGTTTTTTAATCAAGCTCACCTAACCATAAAAGAAGCGGCTCGGCAACGTCCAGGATGGGCGTGGGAATTTATGATCGTCAGGGCGACTGGTACTGGATCAGGGAGTTTCAGGCAAAAATTTGGCATATAA
- a CDS encoding TIGR04282 family arsenosugar biosynthesis glycosyltransferase — MMTPELLIFTRYPEPGKTKTRLIPALGTHGAAQLHRQMGLYTLRQAEELILQEDGTIQVWFTGGTTAAMQNWLGDRWAYHKQFGSELGERISNALSSHFHRSDRPALVMGTDCPGLTTALLSQACKHLNHYDLVLGPALDGGYYLIGVKRWIPNLFMGITWGSESVLEQTLEIAQALHLNWICLPVLPDIDRPEDLGFLKDYAQLACHLKPNLSKPV; from the coding sequence ATGATGACTCCCGAACTGCTCATTTTTACCCGTTACCCTGAACCGGGCAAAACCAAAACCCGTCTGATTCCTGCCCTGGGAACCCATGGTGCTGCCCAACTTCACCGTCAGATGGGACTCTATACCCTCAGGCAAGCCGAGGAACTAATACTTCAGGAGGATGGGACAATCCAGGTTTGGTTTACGGGCGGTACAACTGCGGCCATGCAAAACTGGCTGGGCGATCGCTGGGCCTATCATAAACAATTTGGCTCAGAACTCGGGGAACGGATCAGCAATGCCCTATCCTCTCATTTTCACAGGAGCGATCGCCCCGCGTTGGTTATGGGAACCGATTGCCCAGGTTTGACGACCGCCCTCCTCTCCCAAGCCTGTAAACATCTGAACCATTACGACCTGGTACTGGGGCCAGCCCTAGATGGGGGCTACTATCTGATTGGGGTCAAACGCTGGATTCCTAATTTATTTATGGGAATTACCTGGGGGAGTGAATCTGTCTTGGAGCAGACCTTAGAGATTGCCCAAGCCCTGCATTTGAACTGGATCTGTTTACCGGTGTTACCGGACATTGATCGACCGGAAGACCTAGGGTTTCTCAAGGACTATGCTCAACTTGCCTGTCACCTGAAACCTAACCTAAGTAAGCCTGTTTAA
- the ftnA gene encoding non-heme ferritin, with protein sequence MLSHAMINRLNEQINLEIYSSHLYLQMSSWCAHKALDGCAAFLSQHADEEMVHMRRLLNYLHETGALAILGAVDAPPTQFHSLTEMFEKIYAHEQCITGKINDLVHLANTEPDYSTLQFLQWYVAEQHQEEFLFKGILDKIQLIGIDGQGLFFIDQEVASLATPKNLPATTMEQTV encoded by the coding sequence ATGCTATCCCATGCCATGATTAATCGCTTAAATGAGCAGATTAACCTGGAAATTTACTCCTCCCATCTTTATTTACAAATGAGTTCCTGGTGTGCCCATAAGGCCTTGGATGGCTGTGCGGCGTTCCTGAGTCAACACGCCGATGAAGAGATGGTTCATATGCGGCGACTACTGAATTATCTCCATGAAACCGGGGCATTGGCAATTTTGGGAGCAGTGGATGCCCCACCTACCCAATTTCATTCCTTGACGGAAATGTTTGAAAAGATCTATGCCCATGAGCAATGTATTACTGGAAAAATTAACGACTTAGTTCATTTGGCGAATACGGAGCCGGACTATTCCACCCTGCAATTTTTGCAGTGGTATGTGGCGGAACAACACCAAGAAGAGTTTTTGTTTAAGGGTATTCTAGATAAGATCCAACTCATTGGCATTGATGGCCAGGGTTTGTTTTTCATTGATCAGGAAGTTGCCAGTTTAGCAACACCTAAAAATTTACCGGCGACGACAATGGAGCAGACGGTTTAA
- a CDS encoding aspartate-semialdehyde dehydrogenase, whose translation MAGLRVGILGATGAVGTELLQLLEERSLPLEELRLLASPRSAGQQLPFAGETLPVVEVSEDAFQGLDLVLASAGGSVSRQWLPIAVAAGAVAVDNSSAYRMDGAVPLVVPEVNPEDLAHHQGIIANPNCTTILMTVALWPLHRVRPIQRIVAATYQSASGAGSRAMAEMKDQAIAILQDRPPPTDIFPYPLAFNLFPHNSPLNEQGYCQEEMKMVQETRKIFHAPDLRVSATCVRVPVLRAHSESLNIEFQTPFPVEEARTLLGQAPGVRFVEDWQRNYFPMPMEASGQDDVLVGRIRQDISHPCGLELWLSGDQIRKGAALNAIQIAEVLLEKNLLG comes from the coding sequence ATGGCCGGGTTACGGGTTGGCATTTTGGGGGCCACAGGGGCCGTTGGTACAGAGCTTTTACAACTCCTAGAGGAGCGATCGCTGCCCCTGGAAGAATTACGATTGCTGGCATCACCGCGATCGGCGGGTCAACAATTGCCCTTTGCTGGGGAAACCCTACCCGTCGTCGAAGTCTCGGAGGACGCTTTTCAGGGGCTTGATTTAGTTTTGGCCTCCGCAGGGGGTTCCGTCTCGCGCCAGTGGTTGCCCATCGCTGTTGCGGCCGGAGCGGTTGCCGTCGATAACTCCAGTGCCTACCGCATGGATGGAGCGGTTCCATTGGTTGTCCCGGAAGTTAATCCCGAAGACTTGGCACACCATCAGGGGATTATTGCCAATCCCAATTGCACCACAATTTTAATGACCGTTGCCCTTTGGCCCCTCCACCGAGTTCGCCCGATTCAGCGGATTGTGGCGGCCACCTATCAGTCTGCCAGTGGAGCCGGATCTAGGGCCATGGCGGAGATGAAGGATCAGGCGATCGCCATCTTGCAGGATCGGCCTCCCCCCACTGATATTTTTCCCTACCCCCTGGCTTTTAATCTGTTTCCCCATAACTCTCCCCTCAATGAGCAGGGATATTGTCAAGAAGAGATGAAAATGGTTCAGGAAACCCGCAAGATATTCCATGCCCCAGATCTGCGCGTTTCGGCCACCTGTGTGCGCGTACCCGTGCTGAGGGCCCATTCTGAGAGTCTGAATATTGAATTTCAAACCCCTTTTCCCGTGGAAGAGGCCCGAACATTGCTCGGTCAAGCCCCTGGGGTTCGGTTCGTGGAAGATTGGCAACGGAATTACTTTCCCATGCCCATGGAAGCCAGTGGCCAGGATGATGTTTTGGTGGGCCGGATTCGCCAAGATATTTCCCATCCCTGCGGTTTAGAACTGTGGTTAAGTGGAGATCAAATTCGCAAGGGGGCGGCCCTCAACGCCATTCAAATTGCTGAGGTGCTACTGGAGAAAAATTTATTGGGATGA